The sequence below is a genomic window from Lampris incognitus isolate fLamInc1 chromosome 18, fLamInc1.hap2, whole genome shotgun sequence.
ggggagtgcagaagagaggtgaagaagagcatgcaggcagggtagagtgggtggagaagagtgtcaggagggatttgtgacagaagggtcccagcaagagttaaagggaaggtttacaggatggttgtgagaccagcgatgttgtatggtttggagacagtggcactgatgaaaagacaggaggtggagctggaggtgacagagttgaagatggtaagattttcattgggagtgacgaagaaggacaggatcaggaacgagtatattagagggacagctcaggttggacggtttggagacaaagcaagagaggcaagattgagatggtttggacatgtgtggaggagagatgctgggtatattgggagaaggatgctgaatatggagctgccaggggagaggagaagaggaaggccaaagaggaggtttatggatgtggtgagggaggacatgcaagtggctggtgtgacaaaagaagatgcagaggacaggaagagatggaaacggatgatccgctgtggcaacccctaacgggagcagccaaaggtaatagtagtagtagtagcagatataTGGCATCGCTCCTGATCAGTTTATTATTTCTCACCCTTCTTTgtgctcacctggtagagtgtgtaccacataaggctgagtccttaccgcagtggcctgggttcgaatccggcctgaAAAATATTGCagaacggtggcccagtggttaacactgttgcctcacggcaagaaggtccttggtttgaggcccaggctgtcccaggtctgtGTGgggcttcctcccaccatcaaaaagacacgcatgttagggttaatactgctgtctgtgcccctgagcaaggcaatggaaagaagaactggagttggtccccgggcgctgcagctgcccactgctccaataggatggggttaaatgcagaagacaaacctCGTTGTAACCTGCACAGTGACacaaataaagtggttttcttcctcccctctcttggAGGTTAGTCATGGGAAATGAGAACTGTGCGAGTTTTCCTTTTGCTTCAAGCCGCAAAAAGTTGCATCATGAGCGAGTGaatttgccttacttcacatCGCATGTCTTGCGATGTCTATTGCACATGCGCACATCGCCATGGCGGCGCTGCAATGATGTATCGTGCAGCTGTTAGCGTTGGTTTTCGTGAACCGGACTTCTTTTTTTGCGCGCGAACTGTTGCGCCGATTCACGGTCAGTAGGGGAACTCCCACTTCCGTCTTTACCAGCGACATCATCCGTCACCGCTAGCTGGCACCGTCGTTGGTTACCTGATTGGGACTTgcgccggggcgtccgggtaacatagcattctgttctgttgcctaccaacacggggctcgctggttcgaatccccgtgttacctccggctgggtcgggcatccctacaggtacCGATGacggtgtctgcaggtgggaagccggatgtgggcatgtgtcctggtcgccgcactagcgcctcctctggtcgatcagggttctctgttcgggggggggggggctggggggaatagcatgatcctcccacgtgctatgtccccctggtgaaactcctcactttcaggtgaaaagaagcggctggtgactccacatgtatgggaggaggcacgtggtagtctgcagccctccccggatcggcagagggggtggagcagctaccgggacggctcagaagagtggggtaattggacgggtacagttggggagaaaaaggggggggggtgtgaatcATTCTCATTTCTCCACTGTTTATCAAGCTAGTATGGCAAGGTACAGTTTATATTGTGATAGGTCAAAATGTGATTTGAGCGATTCAGATATTCTAAAAAACCAAAAACTAATAGATAATGCACTTAGCTGATGTGAAAGGCGTCACCACAACGAGGTGCAGTGAAAGACTGATTGCACTGAAGAGGATTCTTGGGTTTGTAGATTCTTAACGATGTTTGATTGGCCATGTTATGGATGAATTGCTAGGTGGTATAACATTAGAGTCACTGCTAAAATAGCCAAAGCGCTGCACAGTCTCAACTTAGACAAATGCGGGGACACGCCAAGCACCTCCCGTCTTCGAAGGGCTTTCCAAATGATGTAACCCGTGAGCGACTGACCGGGTCTCCTGCTTTCCATTCTGCAGGATTTTCTTTTCCGTGCACTTCACATGAATGCACATTCACCTGTGCACACACGGACACAAAAGCACCTGCGGATGGCAGGTCCCAGCACAGCAGAACAAATGTGTCTGTACCCTTGACAACAGGAGATAATAGAGTCCTTACAGCAGGACAAACAGATTACTGTCCTGCACTgcggcacaaaaacacacacacaaacagaagacAAGTCGGAGGCCAGCGTAGAGTGGAGACGCACATACAATCAAGAGCCAGCCGTATTGTGCTTGCTGGCTTTTGCGGGTCTTTTCATCACGGATAAATGTACACAAAGACCTGATTTGAATACCTCATTCTAATTACTATCATCAGATTATTGCATTGTTCCTCGGATAACTGTTGTAAATTAAATATGACTACACAATATTATATGCCAGTGTTTGCATGGCACCATCATCTGGATGCAGAGGCCTCAATTCAATTTTGTACTTAGAATAGGTTTCAgaacatgtgtgtatatatgcatgtattgacacgcacttccggtgtgggaagctgGCAGCACGAACTTAAgttcgcggcggcctcacccagtaccggtccGTGCAGTGCCTTTTtctcacgtctgcatctaagtttgtgtcttcatttgatggctgggagagctggcactggattggctgggagagcctggtctgctgcatcctgtgggcccagggaccacggcccctgcctggagccgcgcccgaggaggaaacaccgagggcggtctgacaggatgcggaagcggggcaggctaagctaactgctagcccatgcagaccggcagttcccacagacattttttgggtttttttttttggatatgttggatatatgtgtgttttgtagtttttttgtagtattgcttatggcatgaaacaggctcgcactgtctcataaagaatttacttgactcactggattttatatatatgtatatatatgtatatgtatatacatatatatatatatatatactctctctctctctctctctctctctatatatatatatatatatattaccaatACTGAGAGAAGCAGACATTACATTAGCACACCTACGTATGCCAGTATGCATGATGAGAGCAGACGGGTGAATCTGGAGGTTTTGGGTTCAGCTTGTAGTTTGGGAGTTATTGTCTCCATCGCATACACTGCTTTTACTTTTCCCATCGGTGAATAGTGTTTCTTTTCGGTACAGGCCAAGATGAAGTCATATTTTACCAATAAGAGAATACAGAGTAAATCATTTTCTAATCCACGATATCTTTTCAGTATGGCCTCCATTATGTAATACGCTGGCTCTGATAAGATGAATATTCACTAGTGTGAAGGTTTCTGTGTGGATGAACTAAGAATATAATTATAATTCAAAACCATCTCGCACATTCCCTTCAACGTACGACACGGACTTGATTGGGACTTTACATATTTGCATACCAAAGAAAATATACTGCATCAAAGTTTTctctgagacaaaaaaaaaaaggaaaaaaaaaattgaaaaggaATAAAATATGGTTTTATTTTTAACTTCTTTTCGCCTTTGAGGCAGTACATCTCAAGCTCTGTGTAAGCCTCCGTGCTCATGAGAGCAGGAAGTGCTGTAGCCCGGCTGTCCTGCAGCATCTCCTACGTTCATGCTGCAGATATAGTAAGGATGAAGTATTTGTGGATGTGGAAAAATAAAGAAGTAATTTTAACTTCCCCATTTatagtacctggccaattactcctccgctcttccgagccgtcccggtcgctgctccaccccctctgccgatccggggagggctgcagaccaccacgtgcctcctccgatacatgtggtgtcgccagctgcttcttttcacctgacagcgtgggagggtcacgctattccccccagtccccaaacaggcgccccgaccgaccagaggaagtgctagcgcagcaaccaggacacatacccacatccggcttctcacctgcagacacggccagttgtgcctgtagggacgcccgaccaagccggaggtaacatggggactcgaaccagcgatccccgtgttggtaggcaacggaatagaccgctacgctacccagacgctctCCAAATGCAGTATCTTTAAGATATTTCTGACTACTTTGAGCTTTCTGTTTTAAAATTACTTAATATTAAGGTTTTAATGTTTGTCATTCCCGAAGTGATCGGCGATGCTTTCCTCTGTAAAAACTCCAAACGAAGCCCGGCGACATGGAAATGATGTCTGGGTTCAGAAAAAGTGTACATATCCtttttaaaagtaaaaaaaatttgAATTGAGAAGGTCGGTAATTTCTTGTAATTCATTCCGTATAATGGATGCTTAGTCATAAAGCACCACAAGGCAAATGAAATCCATCACTTCTAAATGGGTTCCAATTTAAGTCATTAGACCCCAATTACTCTGCAAGTACATATAGTCTAAGCAATATGATCCAATTATCAGTTAACTTGCTAATTTGCGGGAAGGAAACAGATGGTCAGATAAAATGAAAAAAGTAGTTCTGAGATGTTATTAAAAGTAACATCAACACTTATACTGTCTGTATTCTTGATGTGGCTCCACCAGGTTGTTCACAGTCATCAGATTGATCACATCACCTTGACCCCGCGAGGTGATGAGACGAGAGGGTTTCTGAAACTGGTTCTACTCGGAAATTTGAAGGATACCGCTTAAGACAACATTCTACCGTTGAGTTGATAGTTATGAATGTCTCACACTTATTTACCTCTAATAATCTACCTTACATAACCTATCTgttgaggacagtgatggtggtgtccatgtataaaggatataaaggggtgtagatgtagaggacagtgatggaggtgtccatgtataaaggatataaaggggtgtagatgtggaggacagtgaggagttgtccatgtataaaggggtgtaggtgtagaggacactaatggaggtgtccatggatttaggatataaaggggtgtagatgtagtggACAAtgatgatggtgtccatgtataaaggatttaAATGagcgtagatgtagaggacagtgatggaggtgtccatgtataaagaatataaaggggtgtagatgtagaggacagtgatggtggtgtccatgtataaaggatataaaggggtgtagatgtcgaggacagtgatggaggtgtccatgtataaaggatataaaggggtgtagatgtagaggacagtgatggtggtgtccatgtataaaggatgtaaaggggtgtagatgtggaggacagtgatggaggtgtccgtgtataaaggatataaaggggtgcagatgtacaggacagtgatggaggtgtccatgtataaaggatataaaggggtgtagatgtggaggacagtgatggaggtgtccgtgtataaaggatataaaggggtgcagatgtacaggacagtgatggaggtgtccatgtataaaggatgtaaaggggtgtagatgtggaggacagtgatggtggtgtccatgtataaagaatataaaggggtgtagatgtcgaggacagtgatggtggtgtccatgtataaaggatataaaggggagtagatgtagaggacagtgatggaggtgtccatgtataaaggatataaaggggagtAGATgtcgaggacagtgatggtggtgtccatgtataaaggatataaaggggtgtagatgtcgaggacagtgatggaggtgtccatgtataaaggatataaaggggtgtagatgtagaggacagtgatggtggtgtccatgtataaaggatgtaaaggggtgtagatgtggaggacagtgatggaggtgtccgtgtataaaggatataaaggggtgcagatgtacaggacagtgatggtggtgtccatgtataaaggatataaaggggtgtagatgtggaggacagtgatggaggtgtccgtgtataaaggatataaaggggtgcagatgtacaggacagtgatggaggtgtccatgtataaaagatataaagggatgtagatgtagaggacagtgatggtgtccatgtataaaggatataaaggggtgtagatgtagaggacagtgatggtggtgtccatgtataaaggatataaaggggtgcagatgtagaggacaatgatggtggtgtccatgtataaaggatataaaggggtgtagatgtcgaggacagtgatggaggtgtccacgtataaaggatataaaggggtgtagatgtcgaggacagtgatggaggtgtccacgtataaaggatataaaggggtgtagatgtcgaggacagtgatggaggtgtccgtgtataaaggttataaaggggtgtagatgtggaggacagtgatggaggtgttggTTAAACTGAAGGTGTCGGTGTTGTAGTGGAACATCTCGCCCCGGTTCGCTAACGCTGGCGTTTCGTCTTTCTAATGACCTCATTTCTTATTGATGTAACACACTGGACCCTATGTAGGTCACATGTCACATAAGTCTCGGTGTTTGATGCCCCAGTATTAAGTCAGCAGTCTGAAGGGAGCTGATGGTAATGTGGTATTTACCTAAGAGAAAGCATGAAATTGCTCCCTCATAGCAGCAGTGTGATTTTTCTGCCcccacccttttttctccccaattgcatctggccaattaccccacacttccgagccatcccagtcgctgctccaccccctctgccaagccgcggagggctacagactaccacatgcctcctctgatacacgtggagtcgccagccgcttcttttcacctgacagtgaggagtttcaccagtgggacatagcgcgtgggaggatcacgctattccccacagttccccctcccccctaaacaggcgccccgaccaaccggaggaggcggtagtgcagcaaccaggacatatacccacatcccacccgcagacacggccaactgtgtctgtagggacgcccgaccaagccggaagtaacacggggattcgaacgggtgatgttttcaacaaaaaaaaaatgatttACAAGCCCCTTTAACACATCATTATGGAAAAAGAGAGCAACGCAGCTGTGTTTTTATCTGTTGAACACATATTGAAATGTGTTGATTTAAAATCCATCACCAGAATCCGAagcgcagaaccgaggctgcCGTCTTCGGCGCCATCTTGATGACGAATCAACCATCCAACGATGGCCACCGGGACAactgtctctgtgcagttctgcaTCTCTAAAATGTTTCTCAAAGTTGAAATCATTCTAGCAGCTCGGTGAAGCCGATGGAGATCAGCTCAGTCGGATCTTCTGGCCTGTAGTCCACccttccgcttcctgctggagtcGCTCGCTTGAATTCCCCTTCTTGTATAATGCCTGATCATACAGAGCATGTTTTCACATGAAACTCTGTTGGTTTGGTAGTTGCTGATCAGATCAGCATAGCCGACTTCATAAAAATTGAACTCTTGCTGCATGTATCCAAACAAGTGCTTAAATCAGTGGAGAATCATAAGGGCAAAAGGCCGAATCGATACTCAGGGGCGCAAAACGCCAAGAACTTGCCCAGGTTATAGTCCGTGAAGAAAACATGTCTGTTTGGAAGGCGTTGATTGATACAAACATTTGCTTGTGGTGGGTGTTTCTTGGCTGCTGTTTTGGTTTGTAAAAAACACAAAGTGGTGACCTACCGCGGTCGGCGAAGAACTACATAATAAGAGATAATCGGGGAGACTGACCATTTTTGTTCTCTCTGGCATAAGAACGCCTCGCTCTTTCATCGGTTATCTGCTGCGCATACACCGCCACTCTCGGTAAGCTCTGCCCTTACCTTCATATATATAAAGTATACCCTCATTGTTGCTAATATATTGGTTGAGAAATAAATGTAATGCACAGCTCCTATTGTTAGGCCCACAAGTTTTTGAAAGTGTGGTTGTGTGTGAGTCAGCAGCTTGTTGCCTTAAGATAAAGTCCAATTAAGCTAAAAGCCCCACTGGCTCTTTCATGACTCCTTTCTCATCCAATACCATCTTCCTTCCTTCTCCAACTCTCTCCACTACAGAAAACCTCTGACTAATTGGACCACCCTCCCACCGTAATCTCTGGGCCTGAATAAGATTAATGAGCAGACACATTTCTGGTGCATGCGTCCAATCAATACAAATTTTGGCAGAAAGTGGTGGCAATTTCTTGCTTGGTCATGTTTGTAAACTGAAGCTGGACTATGAGTGTCTTGTTTGGCAGGTGATGGAGCTGATACTGCAGCACCCATACTACCGACGTGTCGATCCAAACTTGTCACATAATTCATCTGCAttacagtatctctctctctctctctctctctctctacaggcTATGGACATGCAGCTCCCGGGACTGATGCGGGAAAGGCCTTTTGCATGTTCTATGCCGTCCTGGGAATCCCTCTGACCCTCGTCATGTTCCAAAGTCTGGGTGAGAGAATGAACACATTTGTCAAGTATCTCCTGAAACGCATCAAGAAGTGTTGTGGCATGAGCATCACTGATGTGTCCATGGAGAACATGGTGACCGTGGGCTTCTTCTCCTGCATCGGCACCCTGTGCATCGGGGCCGCCGCCTTCTCCCACTACGAGGACTGGAGTTTCTTCCAGTCCTACTATTACTGCTTCATCACATTGACTACCATAGGCTTTGGGGACTTTGTAGCCCTGCAAAAGAACCGCGCCCTTCAGAGGAAGCCCCTCTATGTGGCCTTTAGTTTCATGTACATCCTGGTAGGCCTAACGGTCATCGGGGCCTTTCTCAACCTCGTGGTGCTGCGCTTTCTGACTATGAACAGTGAGGACGAGCGGCGGGACGCAGAGGAACGTGCCTCGCTGGCTGGGAACCGCAACAGCATGATCATCCACATCCAGGAAGAGTCACTGCAGCGCGGGCGGCGGCGGCGCGAGCaggagcagcagcggcagcggtaCCGGGCGGAGGTGACTGACTTGCAGTccatctgctcctgcatgcactACCACTCGCATGAGTTCGGCAGctctggggg
It includes:
- the kcnk9 gene encoding potassium channel subfamily K member 9; this translates as MVIKKSNGYLEADGYLEADGYLEADGYLEAGCYLEADGYLEADGYLEADGNLEADGYIEADGYLEADGNLEADGYIEADGYLEADGYLEADGYLEAGGYLEALVSLSLSLSLSTGYGHAAPGTDAGKAFCMFYAVLGIPLTLVMFQSLGERMNTFVKYLLKRIKKCCGMSITDVSMENMVTVGFFSCIGTLCIGAAAFSHYEDWSFFQSYYYCFITLTTIGFGDFVALQKNRALQRKPLYVAFSFMYILVGLTVIGAFLNLVVLRFLTMNSEDERRDAEERASLAGNRNSMIIHIQEESLQRGRRRREQEQQRQRYRAEVTDLQSICSCMHYHSHEFGSSGGGGGMGVGGMGGVSCAFSHQNSFSSQLNPNQYFHSVSYRIEEISPSTLKNSFFPSPVSSVSPGLHSFTDNHWLMKRRKSI